One Thunnus thynnus chromosome 18, fThuThy2.1, whole genome shotgun sequence genomic region harbors:
- the clmnb gene encoding uncharacterized protein clmnb, translated as MRMEDEASWDSQGVRDQHVQQSQDERKAVQKRTFTRWMNMFLQRCEPPVEVHDLFTDIQDGRILMALLEELSGCKLLYRFRSSSHRNFRLNNISKVLAFLDDRHVKLLGIDASGIADGIPSVVFNLIWNIILHFQVKEVTGGLQRHLSSSLTSLSMSSYPSSSDLSPQPNDIGSYSSNTLPRKGGNAAREPKYHGKVIKTLLQWVQRCTSQFGVEVHDFGKSWRSGLAFLAMIKSINPALVDLRESLSREPRENIHQAFMIAHHSLDIPPLLEPEDVACISPDEQSIITYVSMFLGHYSGIDENYTTDIEVNIPEIPNFGSLEALSFGETGTRDPEAKGLLRGLEKSSEQQLWKQWARRSSGGLHATLRHMNGAVTSDFSTSSDVFPSYRCQSITEQTAGTSQVNRKKGRCPSVLQPPSPLDTGVFSQDIRSWLEKGSVDQSHAKPKRDESYISLSSEEGIYNLSVLDSDEEDAYSYNLDLNKEVFQPYNHLKRIPRLEEETAEEIILNGQLIEESEHLEVSEMFNVSGCKHQEGSLAQNTDFDQELEVRALSVDHRKFDLEKNESIFREMANNRAVLDVHLLDESRGKGEHEEERAVTGQSNDDGEEEREKEKTENARLVRNGYNETESLVVEVAYWKKEVVVETEGELSEKNGQGSERRDKEEEEEHLLMFKKGQNRGLRKERDEEDDVKEEERGNQQSVVNLQMMKTGNEKILIDKAEVRRSSVPTISTKEDSDGRDVKMENLTKNCKDEENQEDTNEVKYSMDFETVDEKDRELERCKHLTEKKATIIHHPGATTLKNDTDGGVHGHDGDINVTCRATYQSFSEGGFVLQSLAASCDITPLELEMLLFLWILLYCCLILPQMNH; from the exons ATGAGAATGGAGGACGAGGCCAGCTGGGATTCACAAGGAGTCCGTGACCAACATGTGCAACAGTCTCAAG ATGAGAGGAAGGCAGTGCAGAAGAGAACCTTCACCAGGTGGATGAATATGTTTCTGCAGAGA tgtgAACCTCCAGTTGAAGTGCACGACCTGTTCACAGACATTCAAGATGGCAGAATACTGATGGCCCTGCTGGAGGAGCTGTCTGGATGTAAACTA CTTTACAGGTTTAGGTCGTCTTCTCACCGCAATTTCAGACTGAACAACATTTCCAAGGTCCTGGCTTTCCTGGATGATAgacat GTGAAGCTGCTTGGCATCGATGCCTCTGGTATTGCTGATGGCATcccttctgttgtttttaacctTATCTGGAACATCATCTTGCATTTCCAA GTAAAAGAAGTGACAGGAGGCCTCCAGAGGCATTTGTCTTCTAGCCTCACCTCCTTATCGATGAGCAGTTACCCCTCCTCCAGTGACCTCTCACCCCAGCCAAATGACATTGGCAGCTACTCCAGTAACACTCTGCCAAGAAAAGGCGGAAATGCTGCCAGGGAGCCAAAGTACCACGGGAAAGTAATCAAGACTCTCCTGCAGTGGGTCCAAAGATGCACATCACA GTTTGGGGTGGAGGTGCACGACTTTGGGAAGAGCTGGAGGAGTGGACTGGCATTCCTAGCTATGATTAAGTCCATAAACCCTGCATTGGTTGACCTGAGGGAAAGCCTGTCCAGAGAGCCAAGAGAAAACATTCATCAGGCTTTCATGATAGCCCATCACAGTTTGGATATACCACCTTTACTAGAACCTGAAG ATGTGGCATGCATTTCACCAGATGAGCAATCTATCATTACCTATGTGTCTATGTTCCTGGGACATTATTCAGGCATAGATGAG AATTATACAACAGATATTGAAGTTAACATTCCTGAGATCCCAAATTTTGGATCACTTGAGGCACTCAGCTTTGGAGAGACTGGTACCAGAGACCCAGAAGCCAAAGGTTTGCTCAGAGGCCTGGAGAAGAGCAGCGAACAGCAACTTTGGAAACAGTGGGCTAGAAGATCTTCAGGAGGACTCCATGCCACCTTGCGTCACATGAATGGAGCAGTTACCTCTGACTTCTCCACCAGCAGCGACGTTTTTCCATCATATCGTTGCCAAAGCATTACTGAACAAACTGCGGGCACCTCACAAGTCAACAGAAAGAAAGGCAGATGTCCAAGTGTCTTACAGCCACCCAGTCCGCTggacacaggtgttttcagccAGGATATCCGATCATGGCTGGAAAAAGGGTCTGTGGATCAGAGCCACGCCAAACCAAAAAGGGATGAGAGTTATATTTCCTTGAGCTCTGAGGAAGGAATCTACAACTTGTCAGTGCTGGACTCAGATGAGGAGGATGCCTACAGCTACAACCTGGATCTGAACAAAGAAGTTTTTCAACCTTACAATCACCTAAAAAGAATACCGAGACTTGAAGAGGAAACAGCGGAAGAAATTATCCTGAATGGACAGCTGATTGAAGAGTCAGAACATCTGGAAGTGTCTGAGATGTTCAATGTCAGTGGATGTAAACATCAAGAAGGCTCCCTTGCACAAAATACTGATTTTGATCAAGAGTTGGAAGTCAGAGCTCTGTCAGTGGATCACAGGAAGtttgatttggaaaaaaatgaaagcattttCAGAGAAATGGCAAACAACAGAGCTGTGTTGGACGTACATCTACTGGATGAAAGCAGAGGCAAAGGAGAACATGAAGAGGAGAGAGCTGTTACAGGACAAAGTAACGATGAtggtgaggaggagagggagaaggagaagactGAAAATGCTAGATTGGTGAGGAATGGATATAATGAAACAGAATCACTGGTAGTGGAAGTGGCTTATTGGAAGAAAGAAGTTGTGGTAGAGACTGAAGGAGAACTTTCTGAAAAAAATGGACAagggagtgagaggagagacaaagaagaggaggaagaacatTTGCTGATGTTCAAGAAAGGGCAGAATAGAGGATtaaggaaggagagagatgaagaggatgatgtgaaggaggaagagaggggaaaTCAGCAAAGTGTTGTGAATTTACAAATGATgaagacaggaaatgagaaaatattaattGACAAGGCTGAAGTCAGAAGGTCGAGTGTACCTACAATTAGCACAAAAGAAGACAGTGATGGGAGAGATGTCAAAATGGAGAATTTAACCAAGAATTGTAAAGATGAAGAAAATCAGGAAGACACTAATGAAGTAAAATATTCAATGGATTTTGAGACAGTAGACGAGAAGGACAGAGAACTGGAGAGATGTAAACATCTAACTGAGAAGAAAGCAACGATAATACACCATCCTGGTGCAACTACCctgaaaaatgacactgatgGAGGTGTTCATGGCCATGATGGTGATATTAATGTAACCTGCCGTGCAACCTATCAGTCATTCAG TGAGGGAGGATTCGTTCTTCAATCTTTAGCAGCCTCTTGTGACATAACCCCATTAGAGCTGGAAATGCTCTTGTTCCTGTGGATCCTGCTCTACTGCTGCCTCATCCTACCTCAAATGAACCACTGA
- the LOC137169558 gene encoding alpha-1-antitrypsin homolog, whose protein sequence is MRAFFAICALLLAAARADHHDHHDHHHHDHDEDMTCHKLSPPNADFGFALYKKLSAKAAAGKNIFYSPLGISAALSMLSAGAHGETHKQLFSGLGYSAHDQAQVDEAYKHLFHMLGHSQQEGHQLDVGNGLALRSDFSPLEKFLKDVKEDYSGEIFNVDFAKPAEAAAEINRFIASKTKDKITDQVKDLDADMAMVLINYVYFRGQWEKPFDGNYTQKADFKVDDTTTVQVDMMKRTGRYDFYEDIDNHTTVIMLPYKGNTSMMIVLPHEGKMQEVEGYITKEYIRHWHDSLFRSSVDLSLPKFSISTEASLDDTLKEMGMTDAFADSADFSGMSAEVKLKVSKVSHQAVLSVDEKGTEAAAVTQIEVMPMSMPESMTVDRPFLVFILEHSTRSILFMGKISDPTAV, encoded by the exons ATGCGTGCTTTCTTTGCTATCTGTGcgctgctgctggctgcagccCGGGCAGACCACCACGACCACCATGACCACCACCACCACGACCATGATGAAGACATGACCTGCCACAAGCTGTCCCCTCCCAATGCTGACTTTGGCTTCGCTCTCTACAAAAAGCTGAGTGCCAAAGCTGCTGCTGGAAAGAACATCTTCTACTCACCACTGGGCATCTCCGCGGCCCTGTCCATGCTGTCTGCAGGGGCCCACGGTGAAACCCACAAGCAGCTGTTCTCCGGCTTGGGCTACAGCGCTCACGATCAGGCTCAGGTCGACGAAGCATACAAGCATCTTTTCCACATGCTTGGCCACAGCCAGCAGGAGGGTCATCAGCTGGATGTCGGCAATGGCTTGGCTCTGCGTTCTGACTTCAGTCCTCTGGAGAAGTTCCTAAAAGATGTCAAAGAGGACTACTCTGGTGAGATCTTCAACGTTGACTTCGCCAAACCTGCTGAGGCTGCAGCTGAGATCAACAGATTCATTGCCAGTAAAACCAAGGACAAGATCACAGATCAGGTGAAGGATCTGGACGCTGATATGGCCATGGTGCTGATCAACTATGTCTACTTCAGAG GACAATGGGAGAAACCCTTCGATGGTAATTATACACAGAAGGCAGACTTCAAAGTGGACGACACCACAACGGTTCAGGTGGACATGATGAAGAGGACAGGCCGCTACGACTTCTATGAGGACATTGACAACCACACCACCGTCATCATGCTGCCCTACAAGGGCAACACCTCCATGATGATCGTCCTTCCCCATGAAGGCAAGATGCAGGAGGTGGAGGGCTACATCACAAAGGAATACATCAGGCACTGGCATGACTCGCTTTTCAGGAG ttctGTGGATCTGTCCTTGCCGAAATTTTCCATCTCGACTGAAGCCTCCTTGGATGACACCCTGAAGGAAATGGGCATGACCGACGCTTTCGCAGACAGTGCTGATTTCTCTGGCATGTCTGCCGAGGTCAAGCTCAAAGTTTCAAAG GTGTCCCACCAGGCCGTGCTGAGCGTGGATGAAAAAGGAACAGAGGCAGCAGCCGTCACCCAAATTGAGGTCATGCCCATGAGTATGCCTGAATCCATGACAGTCGACAGACCCTTCTTAGTCTTCATCCTGGAGCACTCCACCAGGAGCATCCTCTTCATGGGCAAGATCAGCGACCCCACAGCCGTGTAA
- the LOC137169736 gene encoding alpha-1-antiproteinase-like: MVPLFAWSSVQGSKAQRWRSMYFQHHHHPRAEPQEQHFQSRSLGRPHVSSTCSVSESGQAGVAREEAMMSVVYSFTCVIVLAVLTGLSADGSVPSKPEKVFSRPLRREQEVKQEQQLNISALNTVLAFETYRDLATRATTGPSVQQQHNILFSPLGLASALALLSQISGSESRSQALEALGLAANSTEQSVEATISALADLQHNLMLQEGGGGVGVQRAESGAGSKTKSGIGATAGGAAGNNTGVGDGEKGRNGTSFSSGGKVGVHGGSQLRVWSSLHVDGRPSLDYDSFLSRPQHTRPSIFNISFEALMKDLKGSNKLKLNNYVYFKGRQPFERRHTVPRRFQLNATTSVEVEMMFRDDSSEVMMLYDTNCSVTVVQLARSERLASLLLLPKAELQPLEDCLSDSRMNFWLSNLKAGRAEIRFPKFQLRKSYSLDSLLRNSGVSSIFSDSADFSRIAQKMLKLVKAPHEVLLEVEETKSGEGGSTDITLDFSVPPRITFDRPFMLIIYDDLTGLVLLMGRILDPTDV; this comes from the exons ATGGTGCCATTGTTTGCTTGGAGCTCTGTCCAGGGGTCAAAAGCTCAGCGCTGGAGATCGATGTACTttcaacaccaccaccacccccgcGCCGAGCCACAAGAACAACACTTCCAAAGCAGGAGTTTGGGCCGGCCTCATGTGAGTTCAACCTGCAGCGTCTCTGAATCAGGCCAAGCCGGAGTGGCAAGAGAAGAAGCGATGATGTCTGTTGTGTATAGTTTTACATGTGTAATAGTGCTAGCAGTGCTAACAGGCCTCTCTGCAGATGGGTCAGTTCCATCAAAGCCTGAGAAAGTCTTCAGCAGGCCTCTGAGAAGGGAACAAGAAGTcaagcaggagcagcagctcaACATATCTGCTCTAAACACAGTCTTGGCCTTTGAAACCTACCGTGACCTGGCCACAAGAGCCACTACTGGGCCCAGTGTCCAGCAACAGCACAACATCCTGTTCTCGCCCTTGGGCCTAGCGTCAGCTCTAGCCCTGCTGTCCCAAATCTCTGGATCGGAGAGTCGGAGCCAGGCCCTGGAGGCCCTGGGGCTAGCAGCCAACTCTACAGAGCAGAGCGTGGAGGCCACCATATCTGCTCTCGCAGATCTGCAACATAACCTCATGCTGCaggagggagggggtggagTTGGGGTTCAAAGGGCAGAGTCTGGGGCTGGATCCAAGACAAAATCTGGGATTGGGGCCACAGCAGGGGGGGCTGCTGGAAACAACACTGGTGTAGGTGATGGGGAAAAGGGTAGGAATGGAACCAGTTTCAGTTCTGGAGGTAAGGTTGGGGTCCATGGTGGGAGCCAGTTAAGGGTGTGGAGCAGCCTACATGTTGATGGACGACCCTCACTAGACTATGATAGTTTTCTGTCCAGGCCTCAGCACACCAGACCCTCCATCTTCAACATCAGCTTTGAGGCGTTGATGAAAGACTTGAAAGGCTCCAACAAACTTAAACTCAACAATTATGTATATTTCAAAG GTCGTCAGCCATTTGAGCGGCGCCACACAGTGCCACGGAGATTCCAGCTGAATGCTACGACCAGCGTGGAGGTTGAAATGATGTTCAGGGACGACTCGTCTGAAGTGATGATGCTGTACGACACCAACTGCTCAGTCACAGTGGTGCAGCTGGCCCGTTCAGAACGCCTGGCCTCACTGCTGCTTCTTCCtaaagctgagctgcagccCCTGGAAGACTGCCTCTCTGATAGCCGCATGAACTTTTGGCTCAGCAACCTGAAGGCAGG gcGGGCAGAAATCCGTTTCCCTAAATTCCAACTAAGGAAATCCTACAGTTTAGACAGCCTCCTGAGGAACTCTGGGGTATCATCCATTTTCTCAGACTCAGCCGACTTCTCAAGGATAGCACAGAAGATGCTGAAACTCGTCAAG GCTCCTCATGAGGTTCTGCTGGAGGTGGAAGAGACCAAGTCAGGGGAGGGGGGGAGCACTGACATCACCCTGGACTTCTCTGTCCCCCCGAGAATCACCTTTGACAGACCGTTCATGCTCATAATCTATGACGATCTCACAGGCCTTGTTCTGCTCATGGGAAGAATTCTTGATCCAACAGATGTTTAG